One Leopardus geoffroyi isolate Oge1 chromosome B1, O.geoffroyi_Oge1_pat1.0, whole genome shotgun sequence DNA window includes the following coding sequences:
- the PPP2R2A gene encoding serine/threonine-protein phosphatase 2A 55 kDa regulatory subunit B alpha isoform isoform X2, giving the protein MATLQSDIISTVEFNHSGELLATGDKGGRVVIFQQEQENKIQSHSRGEYNVYSTFQSHEPEFDYLKSLEIEEKINKIRWLPQKNAAQFLLSTNDKTIKLWKISERDKRPEGYNLKEEDGRYRDPTTVTTLRVPVFRPMDLMVEASPRRIFANAHTYHINSISINSDYETYLSADDLRINLWHLEITDRSFNIVDIKPANMEELTEVITAAEFHPNSCNTFVYSSSKGTIRLCDMRASALCDRHSKLFEEPEDPSNRSFFSEIISSISDVKFSHSGRYMMTRDYLSVKIWDLNMENRPVETYQVHEYLRSKLCSLYENDCIFDKFECCWNGSDSVVMTGSYNNFFRMFDRNTKRDITLEASRENNKPRTVLKPRKVCASGKRKKDEISVDSLDFNKKILHTAWHPKENIIAVATTNNLYIFQDKVN; this is encoded by the exons CAGATATAATTTCTACAGTAGAATTTAATCATTCTGGAGAATTACTAGCAACAGGAGATAAAGGTGGTAGAGTTGTCATCTTTCAGCAGGAGCAGGAG aaCAAAATCCAGTCTCATAGCAGAGGAGAATATAATGTTTACAGCACCTTTCAGAGCCATGAACCAGAGTTTGACTACTTGAAAAgtttagaaatagaagaaaagatcaacaaaattaggTGGTTACCCCAGAAAAATGCTGCTCAGTTTTTATTGTCTACCAATG ataaaacaataaaattatggaaaatcagTGAAAGGGACAAAAGACCAGAAGGGTATAACTTGAAAGAGGAGGATGGAAGGTATAGAGATCCTACTACAGTCACTACACTACGA GTGCCAGTCTTTAGGCCCATGGATCTAATGGTTGAGGCCAGTCCACGAAGAATATTTGCCAATGCTCATACATATCACATCAACTCAATTTCTATTAATAGTGATTATGAAACATATTTATCTGCAGATGATTTACGGATTAATCTTTGGCATCTGGAGATTACAGACAGGAGTTTTA ATATTGTGGATATCAAGCCTGCCAATATGGAAGAGCTAACAGAGGTGATCACAGCAGCAGAATTCCATCCGAACAGCTGCAACACGTTTGTATACAGCAGCAGTAAAGGAACTATTCGGTTATGTGACATGAGGGCCTCTGCCCTCTGTGATAGGCATTCTAAAC tgTTTGAAGAACCTGAAGATCCCAGTAACaggtcttttttttctgaaatcatcTCCTCTATTTCTGATGTAAAATTCAGCCATAGTGGTCGATATATGATGACTAGAGACTATTTGTCAGTCAAAATTTGGgacttaaatatggaaaacaggcCTGTGGAAACATACCAG GTTCATGAATACCTCAGAAGTAAACTTTGTTCACTGTATGAAAATGACTGCATATTTGACAAATTTGAATGTTGTTGGAACGGATCTGACAG TGTTGTCATGACCGGATCTTACAATAACTTCTTCAGAATGTTTGACAGGAACACAAAGCGAGACATAACCCTAGAAGCGTCGCGGGAAAACAATAAACCTCGCACGGTTCTGAAGCCACGCAAAGTCTGTGCAAGTGGCAAGcgaaagaaagatgaaataagtGTTGACAGCCTAGACTTCAACAAGAAAATACTTCATACGGCCTGGCACCCCAAGGAAAATATCATTGCTGTAGCTACTACAAACAATCTGTATATATTTCAAGACAAAGTGAATTAG
- the PPP2R2A gene encoding serine/threonine-protein phosphatase 2A 55 kDa regulatory subunit B alpha isoform isoform X1: MAGAGGGNDIQWCFSQVKGAVDDDVAEADIISTVEFNHSGELLATGDKGGRVVIFQQEQENKIQSHSRGEYNVYSTFQSHEPEFDYLKSLEIEEKINKIRWLPQKNAAQFLLSTNDKTIKLWKISERDKRPEGYNLKEEDGRYRDPTTVTTLRVPVFRPMDLMVEASPRRIFANAHTYHINSISINSDYETYLSADDLRINLWHLEITDRSFNIVDIKPANMEELTEVITAAEFHPNSCNTFVYSSSKGTIRLCDMRASALCDRHSKLFEEPEDPSNRSFFSEIISSISDVKFSHSGRYMMTRDYLSVKIWDLNMENRPVETYQVHEYLRSKLCSLYENDCIFDKFECCWNGSDSVVMTGSYNNFFRMFDRNTKRDITLEASRENNKPRTVLKPRKVCASGKRKKDEISVDSLDFNKKILHTAWHPKENIIAVATTNNLYIFQDKVN; encoded by the exons CAGATATAATTTCTACAGTAGAATTTAATCATTCTGGAGAATTACTAGCAACAGGAGATAAAGGTGGTAGAGTTGTCATCTTTCAGCAGGAGCAGGAG aaCAAAATCCAGTCTCATAGCAGAGGAGAATATAATGTTTACAGCACCTTTCAGAGCCATGAACCAGAGTTTGACTACTTGAAAAgtttagaaatagaagaaaagatcaacaaaattaggTGGTTACCCCAGAAAAATGCTGCTCAGTTTTTATTGTCTACCAATG ataaaacaataaaattatggaaaatcagTGAAAGGGACAAAAGACCAGAAGGGTATAACTTGAAAGAGGAGGATGGAAGGTATAGAGATCCTACTACAGTCACTACACTACGA GTGCCAGTCTTTAGGCCCATGGATCTAATGGTTGAGGCCAGTCCACGAAGAATATTTGCCAATGCTCATACATATCACATCAACTCAATTTCTATTAATAGTGATTATGAAACATATTTATCTGCAGATGATTTACGGATTAATCTTTGGCATCTGGAGATTACAGACAGGAGTTTTA ATATTGTGGATATCAAGCCTGCCAATATGGAAGAGCTAACAGAGGTGATCACAGCAGCAGAATTCCATCCGAACAGCTGCAACACGTTTGTATACAGCAGCAGTAAAGGAACTATTCGGTTATGTGACATGAGGGCCTCTGCCCTCTGTGATAGGCATTCTAAAC tgTTTGAAGAACCTGAAGATCCCAGTAACaggtcttttttttctgaaatcatcTCCTCTATTTCTGATGTAAAATTCAGCCATAGTGGTCGATATATGATGACTAGAGACTATTTGTCAGTCAAAATTTGGgacttaaatatggaaaacaggcCTGTGGAAACATACCAG GTTCATGAATACCTCAGAAGTAAACTTTGTTCACTGTATGAAAATGACTGCATATTTGACAAATTTGAATGTTGTTGGAACGGATCTGACAG TGTTGTCATGACCGGATCTTACAATAACTTCTTCAGAATGTTTGACAGGAACACAAAGCGAGACATAACCCTAGAAGCGTCGCGGGAAAACAATAAACCTCGCACGGTTCTGAAGCCACGCAAAGTCTGTGCAAGTGGCAAGcgaaagaaagatgaaataagtGTTGACAGCCTAGACTTCAACAAGAAAATACTTCATACGGCCTGGCACCCCAAGGAAAATATCATTGCTGTAGCTACTACAAACAATCTGTATATATTTCAAGACAAAGTGAATTAG